The following proteins are co-located in the Candidatus Binataceae bacterium genome:
- the carB gene encoding carbamoyl-phosphate synthase large subunit: MPLRKDLKSVLLIGSGPIVIGQACEFDYSGTQALKALREEGLRLILVNSNPATIMTDPELADRTYIEPMTAAALERIIAREHPDALLPTVGGQTALNLAIELAESGVLERYGVELIGAKLAAIKKAEDRDLFKQAMIAIGLQVPESGVAHSHEEADAIRARLGLPLIIRPSRTLGGTGGSIARDPAEYRAKVQWGMEMSPNHEVLIEQSVEGWKEYELEVMRDGADNVVIVCSIENLDPMGVHTGDSITVAPAQTLTDKEYQIMRDAALRIIREIGVDTGGSNIQFAIDPRSGRMVVIEMNPRVSRSSALASKATGFPIAKIAARLAVGYRLDEIPNDITRMTPACFEPTIDYVVTKIPRFAFEKFRGAADELGPQMKSVGEAMAIGRTFKESLQKALRSLEIGSWGLESRTAGLRAAAALATVRAHLSLPNSHRLYYLADAVRLGMAREEIHQLTGIDPWFIDAIAEIVESEARIRNGPLDAALLREAKEAGFSDRRIADLTGLDEAAVALRRRKAGVTPVFKAVDTCGAEFQAFTPYLYSTYEGEDEAPPDARPKVMILGGGPNRIGQGIEFDYCCVHASLALKEAGFETIMVNCNPETVSTDYDISDRLYFEPLTFEDVLAIAERERPTGVIVQFGGQTPLKLAVALEQAGVPILGTSPDAIDRAEDRERFNTLVDKLGLKQPRGVLTRGLDQAIRGAAEIGYPVLIRPSYVLGGRAMEVVADEAGLRRYIEQALLASEERPLLVDRYLQGAIEVDVDAISDGQTVVIGGVMEHVEHAGIHSGDSACALPPRTLDRAAQEELMRQTRMLALELGVVGLLNVQFAIFESEVYILEVNPRASRTIPFVSKAIGVPLAKLAALVMAGRKLADLGFTAERTPDHVSVKESVFPFVRFPGVDTILGPEMKSTGEVMGIDRTFAMAFAKAELAASTDLPTDGRVFISVRDEDKTVLEPIARGLSTMGFELVATGGTARHIEGVGIACAVVNKVAQGSPHVVDLMRDGKIAMVINTPDASGTADSFSIRRTALEMRLPFCTTMAGAQAAVEGIAALKDRPFEVRALQDYHSNGGAGKSNREINR; the protein is encoded by the coding sequence ATGCCGCTACGCAAGGATCTGAAATCGGTGCTGCTGATCGGCTCGGGTCCGATCGTGATCGGCCAGGCCTGCGAGTTCGACTACTCGGGCACGCAGGCGCTCAAGGCGCTCCGCGAGGAAGGTCTAAGACTCATCCTGGTCAACTCGAATCCGGCCACGATCATGACCGACCCGGAGTTGGCGGATCGCACCTATATCGAGCCGATGACCGCGGCGGCGCTCGAACGGATTATCGCCCGCGAGCACCCCGACGCGCTCCTGCCCACGGTCGGCGGCCAGACCGCGCTCAACCTGGCGATCGAGCTTGCCGAAAGCGGCGTGCTCGAGCGTTACGGCGTCGAACTAATCGGCGCAAAGCTCGCCGCGATCAAGAAGGCCGAGGACCGCGACCTCTTCAAGCAGGCGATGATCGCGATCGGGCTCCAGGTGCCGGAGTCCGGCGTTGCGCACTCGCATGAAGAGGCCGACGCGATCCGCGCGCGCCTCGGACTTCCGCTCATCATCCGGCCCTCGCGCACGCTCGGCGGCACCGGCGGCTCGATCGCGCGCGATCCCGCTGAGTACCGCGCCAAGGTCCAGTGGGGCATGGAGATGTCGCCCAACCACGAGGTGCTGATCGAACAATCGGTCGAGGGCTGGAAGGAATACGAACTGGAAGTGATGCGCGACGGGGCAGACAACGTCGTGATCGTCTGCTCGATCGAGAATTTAGACCCGATGGGCGTGCATACGGGCGATTCGATCACGGTGGCGCCGGCACAGACGCTGACCGACAAGGAATATCAGATCATGCGCGACGCCGCGCTCCGCATCATTCGCGAGATCGGCGTCGATACCGGAGGGTCAAATATCCAGTTTGCGATCGATCCCAGGAGCGGGCGCATGGTGGTGATCGAGATGAATCCGCGCGTCTCGCGCAGTTCGGCGCTGGCCTCCAAGGCCACCGGCTTTCCGATCGCCAAGATCGCGGCGCGCCTGGCGGTGGGCTACCGCCTCGACGAGATTCCCAACGACATCACGCGGATGACCCCCGCCTGCTTCGAACCCACCATCGACTACGTGGTAACCAAGATTCCGCGTTTCGCGTTCGAGAAGTTCCGCGGCGCGGCCGACGAGCTCGGACCGCAGATGAAGTCGGTGGGCGAGGCGATGGCGATCGGCCGCACCTTCAAGGAATCGCTGCAGAAGGCGCTCCGGTCGCTGGAGATCGGCTCGTGGGGGCTCGAAAGCCGCACGGCCGGGCTGCGCGCGGCGGCCGCTCTCGCTACCGTCCGCGCCCATCTTTCGCTGCCCAACAGCCATCGGCTCTACTATCTCGCCGACGCGGTGCGCCTGGGCATGGCGCGCGAGGAGATCCATCAGCTGACCGGCATCGACCCGTGGTTTATCGACGCAATCGCCGAGATCGTCGAGAGCGAAGCGCGAATCAGGAACGGTCCGCTCGACGCGGCGCTGCTCCGCGAGGCCAAGGAGGCCGGCTTCTCCGATCGCCGAATCGCTGATCTCACGGGCCTCGACGAGGCCGCGGTGGCGCTCAGGCGGCGCAAAGCGGGCGTGACGCCCGTGTTCAAGGCGGTCGACACCTGCGGCGCCGAATTCCAGGCCTTCACGCCCTATCTCTATTCGACCTACGAGGGCGAGGACGAGGCGCCGCCCGACGCTCGCCCCAAGGTGATGATTCTCGGCGGCGGCCCCAACCGTATCGGCCAGGGGATCGAGTTCGACTACTGCTGCGTGCACGCGAGTCTCGCACTCAAGGAAGCCGGCTTCGAGACGATCATGGTCAATTGCAATCCGGAGACGGTCTCGACCGACTACGACATCTCCGACCGCCTCTACTTCGAACCGCTGACGTTCGAGGACGTCTTGGCGATCGCCGAGCGCGAGCGCCCGACCGGCGTGATCGTGCAGTTCGGCGGGCAGACGCCGCTCAAGCTCGCCGTTGCGCTGGAGCAGGCAGGCGTGCCGATCCTCGGCACCTCGCCGGATGCCATCGATCGCGCCGAGGATCGCGAGCGCTTCAATACCCTGGTCGACAAGCTCGGCCTCAAGCAGCCGCGCGGGGTGCTGACGCGCGGTCTTGACCAGGCGATTCGCGGGGCGGCGGAAATCGGCTACCCGGTGCTGATCCGCCCGTCGTACGTGCTCGGCGGACGCGCAATGGAAGTCGTCGCCGACGAGGCCGGATTGCGCCGCTACATCGAGCAGGCGTTGCTCGCGTCCGAAGAACGCCCGCTGCTGGTCGATCGCTACCTCCAGGGCGCGATCGAGGTCGATGTCGACGCGATCAGCGACGGCCAGACCGTGGTAATCGGCGGCGTGATGGAGCACGTCGAGCACGCCGGGATTCATTCCGGCGACAGCGCCTGCGCCCTGCCGCCGCGCACGCTCGACCGCGCGGCGCAGGAAGAATTGATGCGCCAGACGCGGATGCTGGCGCTCGAGCTCGGCGTCGTCGGCCTTCTCAACGTGCAGTTCGCGATCTTCGAGAGCGAAGTTTACATCCTCGAGGTCAACCCGCGAGCCTCGCGCACGATCCCGTTCGTCAGCAAGGCGATCGGCGTGCCGCTGGCCAAACTGGCGGCGCTGGTGATGGCCGGCAGGAAGCTCGCCGACCTTGGGTTCACGGCCGAGCGCACGCCCGACCACGTATCGGTCAAAGAGTCGGTGTTTCCTTTCGTGCGCTTCCCCGGCGTGGACACCATCCTCGGCCCCGAAATGAAATCGACCGGCGAAGTGATGGGGATCGACCGGACGTTCGCGATGGCCTTCGCCAAGGCCGAGCTGGCCGCATCGACCGATCTCCCCACGGACGGGCGCGTGTTTATCAGCGTGCGCGACGAGGACAAGACGGTGCTGGAGCCGATCGCGCGCGGACTCTCCACGATGGGCTTCGAGCTTGTGGCAACCGGCGGCACTGCGCGCCATATCGAGGGCGTGGGCATCGCGTGCGCCGTCGTCAACAAAGTCGCCCAGGGATCGCCTCACGTGGTCGACCTGATGCGCGACGGGAAGATCGCGATGGTAATCAACACGCCCGATGCGTCGGGCACGGCCGATTCGTTTTCGATCCGGCGCACGGCGCTCGAGATGCGCCTGCCGTTTTGCACCACGATGGCGGGCGCGCAGGCGGCGGTCGAGGGAATCGCAGCGCTTAAGGACAGACCCTTCGAGGTTCGCGCGCTGCAGGACTATCACTCGAACGGCGGCGCAGGGAAAAGCAATCGAGAAATAAACCGATGA
- a CDS encoding ATP-dependent DNA helicase RecG — MQSPLSALSGVGPKRAAALAERSVTTVADLLFNLPLHYQDWRSRTPFAELKPAASVVVEGRLVGLKERPMRGMRWRRMATAWLEGADGARVRVVWFNLPAYMKGRMPEGERVVMHGRVNESPDRGLEIVHPEVYPLESGAPPAVRPVYGLPSEIGQRVYAGLIAQALAAMPARVEGAMPAALRAEAGVMALGEALRTLHQPPADADPAKFELGDTAAHRALAFDEMFAFQLAMAIDRRRAARRTGAPMNVPPRLTARLLETLPFTPTRAQLRSIGEIGADLARAHPMNRLLMGDVGSGKTLVALWAALRAAESGWQVAIMAPTELLAEQHYRSFVALCGTLGMPAALLLGKTPPAERMRTLRLLASGAIPIVFGTHALIQEGVALRNLGLAIIDEQHRFGVFDRVRLKALGPTAHVLLMTATPIPRSLALTLLANLDISALDEMPPGRTPVLTEIFGEDQIGEVDAIVGAELRAGRRAFYIVPLIESEEDGDERLSVAATARRLGAGPLGAFRIGTLHGRMRPADKERTMRAFRDGGLDLLVSTTVVEVGIDVPEASAIVVIAAERYGLAQLHQLRGRVGRGAAASRCCLVVSNGEGPRAQQGVRARLEVMVRAATGDEVARADLELRGPGDLLGARQSGALPLRFADFIRDGRLIEQARAMAERWLERDPALELPESAGARAALMRMLDFGFSLGDVG, encoded by the coding sequence ATGCAATCTCCGCTAAGCGCCCTTAGCGGAGTAGGGCCCAAGCGCGCTGCGGCGCTCGCCGAGCGCTCAGTCACCACCGTCGCCGACCTTCTTTTCAACCTTCCGCTGCACTACCAGGACTGGCGCTCGCGCACGCCGTTTGCGGAACTTAAGCCTGCGGCCTCCGTCGTCGTTGAAGGCCGTCTCGTCGGGCTCAAGGAGCGGCCGATGCGCGGGATGCGATGGCGGCGGATGGCGACCGCCTGGCTCGAAGGCGCGGACGGCGCCCGTGTCCGGGTGGTCTGGTTCAATCTGCCGGCCTATATGAAGGGGCGGATGCCTGAAGGCGAGCGGGTCGTGATGCACGGCCGCGTGAACGAGAGCCCCGACCGCGGATTGGAAATTGTCCATCCCGAGGTTTATCCGTTGGAGTCAGGCGCCCCGCCCGCGGTGCGTCCGGTGTACGGATTGCCTTCCGAGATTGGTCAGCGCGTCTATGCCGGGTTGATCGCGCAGGCGCTGGCCGCGATGCCCGCGCGCGTCGAGGGCGCGATGCCGGCCGCGCTGCGAGCCGAGGCCGGCGTGATGGCGCTCGGCGAGGCATTGCGGACGCTCCATCAGCCACCCGCCGACGCGGACCCCGCGAAGTTCGAGCTTGGAGACACGGCGGCTCATCGCGCGCTCGCCTTTGACGAGATGTTCGCGTTCCAGCTCGCGATGGCGATCGATCGCAGGCGTGCAGCACGGCGCACGGGCGCGCCGATGAACGTGCCGCCGCGCCTGACGGCGCGCCTGCTCGAAACGCTGCCGTTTACGCCCACGCGCGCGCAACTCCGTTCGATCGGCGAGATTGGTGCCGACCTTGCGCGAGCGCATCCGATGAACCGCCTGCTGATGGGCGACGTCGGCAGCGGCAAGACGTTGGTCGCGCTGTGGGCGGCGCTGCGCGCGGCCGAATCCGGATGGCAGGTCGCGATCATGGCGCCGACGGAACTGCTCGCCGAGCAACATTACCGGAGTTTCGTCGCGCTATGCGGCACGCTGGGCATGCCGGCCGCCCTGCTGCTCGGCAAGACTCCGCCGGCGGAGCGCATGCGGACGCTGCGTCTGCTCGCCTCCGGCGCGATTCCGATCGTCTTCGGCACGCACGCGCTCATCCAGGAAGGCGTCGCGCTCCGCAACCTGGGCCTGGCCATCATCGACGAGCAGCATCGCTTCGGCGTGTTCGATCGCGTGCGCCTGAAGGCCTTGGGCCCCACCGCTCACGTGCTGCTGATGACCGCGACGCCGATTCCGCGAAGCCTCGCGCTGACCCTGCTCGCCAATCTCGACATTTCGGCGCTCGACGAGATGCCGCCGGGACGAACGCCGGTACTGACTGAAATCTTCGGTGAGGACCAAATCGGCGAGGTCGACGCGATCGTCGGCGCCGAACTTCGGGCCGGACGGCGCGCCTTTTATATCGTTCCGCTGATCGAGAGCGAAGAGGACGGCGACGAGCGGCTGTCAGTTGCGGCAACCGCCAGGCGCCTGGGCGCGGGGCCGCTCGGCGCGTTCAGGATCGGCACGCTGCACGGCAGGATGCGCCCGGCGGACAAGGAGCGCACGATGCGCGCGTTTCGCGACGGCGGGCTCGATCTGCTCGTTTCGACTACGGTGGTCGAGGTCGGAATCGACGTACCCGAGGCGAGCGCGATCGTGGTGATCGCGGCGGAGCGCTACGGCCTTGCGCAATTGCATCAGTTGCGGGGCAGAGTGGGGCGGGGCGCCGCGGCGTCGCGATGCTGCCTCGTGGTGTCCAACGGCGAGGGCCCGCGCGCCCAGCAGGGGGTGCGCGCACGCCTTGAGGTGATGGTCCGAGCGGCCACCGGCGACGAGGTCGCCCGCGCCGACCTCGAACTGCGCGGCCCCGGCGATCTGCTCGGCGCGCGGCAAAGCGGCGCGTTGCCGCTACGCTTTGCCGATTTCATCCGCGACGGCCGGCTGATCGAGCAGGCGCGGGCGATGGCCGAGCGCTGGCTCGAACGCGATCCGGCCCTGGAGCTGCCGGAGTCGGCGGGAGCCCGCGCGGCGCTCATGCGAATGCTGGATTTCGGCTTCAGCCTCGGCGATGTAGGCTAG
- a CDS encoding NUDIX hydrolase, with amino-acid sequence MARAKSKSGRQGAKPKIKSRREVSAGGLIWCRRSDGSVSVVLVRPAGRSTWVLPKGHLEEGETVAQAAIREAREESGLTVGEIEPLGEISYVYSSRERDRDMITRIFKRVHFFLMEHAGGDISAHDAETDEVAWLSLEDALARATHPSEQALIAKAREMLVLKRPAEQRP; translated from the coding sequence ATGGCGCGGGCGAAATCCAAATCCGGGCGGCAGGGCGCAAAGCCGAAGATCAAGAGCCGCCGCGAAGTCTCCGCGGGCGGGCTCATCTGGTGCCGCCGCAGCGACGGATCGGTAAGCGTGGTGTTGGTGCGCCCGGCCGGCCGCAGCACCTGGGTGTTGCCCAAGGGACACCTCGAAGAGGGCGAGACGGTAGCGCAGGCTGCGATACGCGAGGCCCGGGAGGAGAGCGGCCTCACCGTGGGAGAGATCGAACCGCTCGGCGAAATCTCCTACGTTTATTCTTCGCGTGAGCGAGACCGCGACATGATCACGCGAATCTTCAAGCGGGTCCATTTTTTCCTGATGGAACATGCGGGCGGCGACATTTCAGCTCACGACGCCGAGACCGACGAAGTCGCGTGGCTGAGCCTCGAGGATGCGCTGGCGCGCGCAACCCATCCGAGCGAACAGGCGCTTATCGCCAAGGCTCGCGAGATGCTCGTGCTTAAGCGCCCGGCGGAGCAGCGACCCTGA